In Candidatus Cohnella colombiensis, one DNA window encodes the following:
- a CDS encoding extracellular solute-binding protein: MKFNRLGALLLIITLIMITAIGCSTKSKPVMVNAEITVLMADQGTSSLGLQVKQLFEKSKTYVEEKNPGLTVNIVVVPYQQYNDKIIELSPDVIWINPSDLDRLDRDEKVYDLRPLIESEGIDLERYFPPNIIQMNTSGEKLLGVTVAAYNVVVGYSKEWFDNAGLDYPTTEWTWTDFENAAVRLKSANGADSNKKYGAIIPLYPEVIETIAMSKGSGFLSPDGTTATGYLNSPQTIETVQWLKKLYSDGIIPDYMDAPPSLLGTQTGMIMGISPFINELVNNDPKYGMINLPNAEDGTKVSAPYITSFAITSTSEHPREAWTYISAVTLEDNPITREAFQMGLSISGVVFENINESLNPTMVVEFNQLSYAQKRSSMKSPIWGEVLGRYTSEFKYMIVLEQEIETTLTSMSAGVDEMLANARLKEDQ, from the coding sequence ATGAAATTTAATAGGCTCGGTGCTCTACTTCTCATTATTACACTGATCATGATCACCGCTATCGGATGTTCAACAAAATCCAAACCTGTCATGGTTAATGCTGAAATTACTGTGCTTATGGCAGATCAAGGTACAAGCTCACTCGGTCTTCAAGTTAAGCAATTATTCGAAAAATCCAAAACCTACGTTGAGGAAAAGAATCCTGGACTAACCGTCAATATCGTGGTCGTTCCATACCAACAATATAATGATAAAATAATAGAGCTATCACCTGATGTCATTTGGATTAACCCCTCAGATCTCGACCGACTAGACAGAGATGAGAAAGTATATGATCTTAGACCACTCATCGAAAGCGAAGGAATCGATCTTGAACGCTACTTTCCTCCCAATATCATTCAAATGAACACCTCGGGCGAGAAGTTGCTCGGTGTTACCGTTGCAGCTTACAACGTCGTGGTCGGATATTCCAAGGAATGGTTTGACAACGCTGGACTTGATTATCCAACGACTGAATGGACCTGGACAGACTTTGAAAATGCTGCTGTTCGTCTTAAATCAGCCAATGGCGCAGATTCAAACAAAAAATACGGAGCAATCATCCCTTTATATCCAGAAGTAATTGAGACGATTGCGATGAGCAAGGGAAGTGGCTTTCTTTCTCCCGATGGAACGACTGCGACAGGCTATTTGAACAGTCCCCAAACGATTGAAACCGTACAGTGGCTAAAAAAATTGTATTCCGATGGAATCATTCCGGACTATATGGATGCCCCTCCTTCTTTGCTTGGTACCCAGACAGGTATGATAATGGGTATCTCTCCATTCATTAATGAGCTTGTTAACAACGATCCTAAGTACGGAATGATCAACCTCCCTAACGCGGAAGACGGCACTAAAGTTAGTGCTCCTTATATAACTTCCTTTGCGATTACATCTACAAGTGAGCACCCACGCGAAGCATGGACATACATCTCCGCCGTTACGTTAGAGGATAACCCGATTACTAGAGAGGCGTTCCAGATGGGACTTAGCATTTCAGGTGTAGTGTTCGAGAACATTAATGAGAGCCTAAATCCCACTATGGTCGTTGAATTCAATCAACTCTCTTATGCACAGAAACGATCCTCAATGAAATCTCCTATTTGGGGAGAAGTGCTTGGTCGATATACGTCAGAATTTAAGTACATGATTGTCTTAGAGCAAGAGATTGAGACAACTTTAACATCTATGTCAGCAGGTGTAGATGAGATGCTTGCCAATGCAAGACTCAAAGAAGATCAATAG
- the hrpB gene encoding ATP-dependent helicase HrpB — MKMPIDAVLPELKHALQQHRNAVLVAAPGAGKTTRIPLALLDEPWLNKKKIIMLEPRRLAARSAAKYMAKTLNEAVGETVGYRVRLETKVGPQTRIEVVTEGVLTRMLQSDPTLEGIGLLIFDEFHERSLQADLGLALSIQAQQLLRDDIKILVMSATLEAEPVAQLLGNATVIVSEGRQYGVDTLYRPRSNNIKIEDAIPSVIVEALNNHEGDLLVFLPGMREIRRVEERLLRVLTSTAPSVRICPLHGSLSMEEQDAALSPVSKDQRKVVLSTSVAETSLTVEGITVVIDSGLSRVSRFSPRTGMSRLETITVSAASAEQRKGRAGRIMPGTCYRLWSEEEHTALSPRTSPEIMETDLAPLLLELSLWGVHAPSELNWLDEPPNAAVQQARELLIQLGAIDSANYSATPHGRDMAVLGIHPRIAHMLLRALPLGSGELACEIAIVLSEGDIVKGVNGNGRAIGADLRLRVEAMRSTSDRVARNRYTEGVRRLMRLLSIDETHTLASTSLQDCGLLLAYAYPDRIARRRDNGKYLLSGGRGATFIGEQLLAQEQWIVVADVDDHGADSRIRLATPINFEQIMLQQTEWISEETHIFWDRESQSVRARVRKKLGAIELGEVPMTRPPADRVLIALLEGVETEGIELLPWTKAARQYQERVMFMCLHESSWPDVADDALLATLGHWLAPYVEGIKSRAELQRVNLKELLESQLSWEQRRQLDQDAPTHWTVPSGSRIPIDYHDKEAPILAVRLQELFGMAETPRIAGGKVALTLHLLSPAQRPVQVTRDLASFWQQTYFEVRKDLKGRYPKHYWPDNPLEAQATRRAKPPGGS, encoded by the coding sequence ATGAAGATGCCCATAGACGCGGTGCTTCCGGAGTTGAAGCATGCGTTACAGCAGCATCGAAATGCGGTGTTGGTTGCGGCTCCCGGAGCGGGAAAAACGACGAGAATCCCACTAGCGCTATTGGACGAGCCTTGGCTCAATAAGAAGAAGATTATTATGCTGGAACCCCGACGCTTAGCAGCGCGTAGTGCCGCAAAATATATGGCAAAAACTCTTAACGAAGCTGTGGGAGAAACGGTTGGCTATCGGGTAAGGTTAGAAACAAAGGTTGGCCCGCAAACCCGTATTGAAGTCGTTACTGAGGGTGTACTCACTCGAATGTTACAATCAGATCCGACATTGGAAGGCATTGGTCTCCTTATTTTCGATGAATTTCATGAACGAAGCCTCCAAGCAGATCTAGGTTTAGCATTGAGCATACAGGCACAGCAACTACTGAGAGATGATATTAAAATACTAGTCATGAGCGCGACGTTAGAGGCTGAGCCAGTTGCTCAGCTACTTGGGAATGCTACAGTTATTGTGAGCGAAGGAAGACAATATGGGGTCGACACTCTTTATCGTCCGCGCTCTAATAATATAAAGATAGAGGATGCTATTCCTTCTGTAATCGTTGAAGCTTTAAATAATCACGAGGGTGATTTACTCGTGTTTCTTCCTGGTATGCGAGAAATTCGGAGAGTGGAAGAAAGGCTGCTTCGTGTACTTACAAGCACTGCACCATCTGTTCGAATCTGTCCATTACATGGGAGCTTGTCCATGGAGGAACAGGATGCTGCTTTGTCACCCGTGTCCAAGGATCAACGTAAGGTTGTTCTCTCCACTTCTGTTGCAGAAACAAGCTTAACAGTGGAGGGCATCACAGTCGTGATCGACAGTGGCTTGAGCCGGGTGTCTCGCTTTTCACCGCGAACTGGAATGTCAAGGCTGGAGACGATAACGGTATCTGCTGCTTCAGCAGAACAACGGAAAGGTCGTGCAGGGCGGATAATGCCGGGCACTTGCTATCGACTTTGGAGCGAAGAAGAGCACACAGCCTTGTCACCTCGTACTTCCCCAGAGATCATGGAAACGGATTTAGCTCCACTCCTGTTGGAGCTTAGTCTATGGGGTGTGCATGCGCCCTCAGAGTTGAATTGGCTAGATGAGCCTCCCAATGCTGCGGTACAACAGGCTAGGGAGTTGTTGATCCAGCTTGGAGCGATCGATTCGGCAAATTATTCAGCAACCCCTCATGGACGTGATATGGCGGTACTAGGCATACACCCCAGAATTGCACATATGTTGCTGCGTGCACTTCCATTAGGATCAGGAGAACTAGCTTGTGAAATTGCAATTGTTCTGAGCGAGGGGGATATCGTAAAAGGTGTAAATGGAAATGGACGAGCGATCGGTGCAGACCTGCGTCTCAGGGTTGAAGCAATGCGTTCAACGAGCGATCGTGTAGCACGTAATCGCTATACAGAGGGAGTGCGTAGATTGATGCGTTTGTTGTCCATCGACGAAACCCATACTCTAGCTTCCACATCGCTGCAGGACTGTGGTTTACTTCTAGCCTATGCATATCCAGATCGAATTGCTCGAAGGCGTGATAATGGGAAGTACCTTTTGAGCGGAGGCAGAGGTGCGACATTCATCGGAGAACAACTGCTTGCTCAGGAGCAATGGATTGTCGTTGCGGATGTGGATGATCATGGGGCAGATAGTCGGATTCGGTTGGCAACACCGATCAATTTTGAGCAAATAATGCTACAGCAGACAGAGTGGATTAGCGAGGAAACACATATTTTTTGGGATCGAGAGTCGCAATCGGTTCGTGCAAGAGTTCGCAAAAAGCTTGGAGCGATAGAGCTCGGGGAAGTACCAATGACGCGTCCGCCTGCAGACCGAGTATTAATCGCATTGCTAGAGGGTGTAGAGACAGAGGGGATCGAGCTGTTGCCTTGGACAAAGGCGGCTAGACAGTATCAAGAGCGGGTCATGTTCATGTGCTTGCATGAATCTTCTTGGCCAGATGTAGCTGATGATGCTTTATTAGCTACATTGGGTCATTGGCTTGCGCCGTATGTCGAGGGGATAAAATCACGTGCCGAGTTACAGCGCGTAAACCTTAAAGAACTGCTTGAATCGCAATTGAGCTGGGAGCAACGGAGGCAATTGGATCAAGATGCTCCTACACATTGGACAGTGCCGAGTGGTTCACGTATCCCAATTGATTACCATGACAAGGAAGCTCCTATTCTTGCAGTCCGCCTACAAGAACTATTTGGGATGGCCGAGACACCGCGAATCGCAGGAGGTAAGGTCGCGCTCACACTGCACCTGTTGTCCCCTGCACAACGCCCGGTTCAAGTGACGAGAGATTTAGCGAGCTTCTGGCAGCAGACTTATTTTGAAGTGCGTAAAGATCTGAAGGGCAGGTATCCGAAACATTATTGGCCGGATAATCCTCTAGAAGCGCAAGCGACCCGCAGAGCGAAGCCGCCCGGCGGGTCATAA
- a CDS encoding ABC transporter ATP-binding protein produces MIRCEGLVKIYKAADLEVFALQGLDLTVESGELMAIIGNSGSGKSTLLNMLGGLDRPSAGALEIDGKNMLKMSEKDLVKYKRESVGFVWQNNARNLIPYLTALENVELPILLKGKRKRMRALELLEAVGLTHRKNNKLQELSGGEQQRVAIAIALANHPKILLADEPTGSVDSRMADQILDLFRELNRTIGITIVIVTHDPLLAKKVDRVVAIRDGKISSEMLRRKSYAEELAEIERGIAQSEEDSHVEYAILDRAGRLQVPASYLESIGIKDTNKIKLELQEGKIVLTSPEEAS; encoded by the coding sequence ATGATTCGTTGCGAAGGCTTAGTCAAAATATACAAAGCTGCCGATCTCGAAGTATTCGCTCTTCAGGGCTTAGATTTAACGGTGGAGAGCGGCGAGTTGATGGCGATAATCGGAAACAGCGGAAGTGGCAAATCGACATTGCTCAATATGCTCGGCGGTCTGGATCGTCCTTCAGCAGGTGCGCTTGAAATTGATGGCAAGAACATGCTGAAGATGTCGGAGAAGGATCTGGTAAAGTATAAGCGAGAGAGCGTAGGTTTTGTGTGGCAAAATAATGCGCGAAATCTCATTCCGTATCTGACCGCCTTAGAAAATGTGGAATTACCGATCCTATTGAAGGGAAAACGCAAGCGAATGCGAGCGTTGGAGCTGCTTGAGGCGGTTGGGTTGACACATCGAAAAAATAATAAGCTTCAAGAGTTATCAGGGGGAGAGCAGCAGCGGGTTGCGATTGCGATCGCATTAGCGAATCATCCGAAAATATTATTGGCGGATGAGCCAACGGGCTCAGTTGATTCGCGGATGGCCGATCAAATTCTCGATCTATTCCGTGAGCTGAATCGAACGATCGGAATTACGATTGTCATCGTAACACATGACCCGCTGTTAGCGAAGAAGGTTGATCGTGTCGTTGCGATCCGTGATGGTAAAATCTCGTCAGAGATGCTGCGACGGAAGTCTTATGCGGAAGAGCTTGCAGAAATAGAGCGAGGCATTGCTCAGTCCGAGGAAGATTCACACGTCGAATACGCGATTCTGGACCGCGCAGGTCGACTACAGGTTCCAGCATCGTATCTTGAATCGATTGGCATTAAGGACACGAATAAAATTAAATTAGAGCTTCAAGAGGGCAAGATCGTCCTCACCTCACCCGAAGAAGCATCATAA
- a CDS encoding ABC transporter permease → MALFIMIIRKMVQNKWLVASMFFGILMTVALVGTMPIYSEAILSRMLVKDLQTFQEDRNLYPGTHWSSIGFYNESPEKRLKVLSELDDFMANEASPSFGIPVKELVTERRSKSFVFVPAVGVEDQNKSKPSATLRSFTDFNDHIVLEDGRLPSDTPVDGVYEALVTSKALGNFKTVLDTVFEIQDERVQGTILIKPVGIIAKKDDDDPFFRNAALTDLNSAFVVSEKLFNQEVILGNKIPVAFSGWYFVLDYNKMELRNVYDFLGTDEKIRSAVLKRIVIYQTEFVVPALDTISKYFERAKQLGKLMWSLNVPVLIMLGFYMFMVSNLIISRQRNEIAILRSRGAARWQVISSFAIEGLILCGLAFVLGPLLGMMLTKVLGASNGFLEFIQRTSMTVRMNSDAYLFGSIAAGVSFIMMLIPVILATRVTIVGHKQQLARSMKMPFWHKAFLDVLALAISIYGLYTFEKRLKDLQALGLNSDDLNIDPLQFIMPALFIVGSGLLLLRLYPYVLRLIYWIGRKFWPPSLYATLIQVGRSSSQYQFLMIFLIMTIAVGVFSAGAARTLNANTEDRIRYANGADFIIESRWPNDEPPPLPPGSPGGFGGGSAPETASSVTKVIHYLEPSFDPYTSLPGVEHAAKVFVKKNANFSAANDGGTATLIGIDTNDFGNTTWFPEDLLDYHINDYLNLMAPDSRAVLISKTLADQKGLKQGDSINIGWTGIATQPFVVFGIIDYFPTFNPNPAVGSVNTANAKAAASAPMLIVGHLSRIQFQLGLEPYQVWLKMKEGASTAELYDGISNGKFNVTSIVNTKEMLGKAKNDPFLLALNGVLTLGFIISILVSFVGFLLYWILSLKGRTLQNGIMRAIGLSLRQLIGMLALEQLLTSGVAIMIGVLVGNITSILFVPNFQIAFNPSSLVPPFKVIFEAMDFTRLYTIVFIMLLLGLGILSYMLSRIRVHQALKLGED, encoded by the coding sequence GTGGCCTTATTCATAATGATTATTCGTAAAATGGTTCAAAATAAATGGCTTGTTGCGAGTATGTTTTTCGGTATATTAATGACGGTTGCTCTTGTTGGCACGATGCCGATCTACTCAGAAGCAATACTGTCGCGAATGTTAGTGAAGGACTTGCAGACGTTTCAGGAGGACAGAAATTTATATCCAGGCACCCACTGGTCGTCGATCGGATTTTACAACGAATCACCTGAGAAGCGGTTGAAGGTGTTGTCAGAGCTAGATGATTTCATGGCGAATGAAGCATCGCCTAGCTTTGGTATCCCCGTTAAGGAGCTCGTTACAGAGCGGAGATCCAAATCGTTCGTCTTCGTTCCTGCAGTCGGCGTAGAAGACCAGAATAAATCGAAGCCTAGTGCGACATTGCGCTCCTTCACTGATTTCAATGATCACATCGTGCTAGAAGATGGAAGATTACCATCGGACACGCCTGTCGATGGGGTGTATGAAGCGCTCGTGACGAGCAAGGCGCTTGGTAATTTCAAGACAGTGCTTGACACTGTTTTTGAGATTCAAGACGAGCGTGTACAGGGTACTATTCTCATCAAACCAGTTGGGATCATAGCGAAGAAAGACGATGATGATCCATTTTTCCGCAATGCGGCTTTAACAGATTTAAATTCAGCTTTTGTAGTTAGTGAGAAGCTGTTTAATCAAGAGGTAATACTAGGTAACAAGATTCCTGTCGCATTCAGTGGATGGTATTTCGTATTGGATTATAACAAGATGGAATTGCGCAATGTTTACGACTTCTTAGGTACTGACGAAAAGATTCGAAGTGCAGTGTTGAAGAGAATCGTTATTTATCAAACAGAGTTCGTCGTTCCTGCGTTAGATACGATCTCAAAATACTTTGAACGTGCGAAGCAACTAGGAAAGCTGATGTGGTCGCTCAATGTTCCTGTTCTCATCATGCTTGGCTTCTACATGTTCATGGTTTCAAACTTGATTATTTCTAGGCAGAGAAATGAAATTGCGATTTTGCGAAGTCGAGGCGCTGCAAGATGGCAGGTCATATCCTCTTTCGCGATTGAAGGATTGATTCTATGTGGCTTAGCGTTCGTACTCGGTCCACTTCTAGGTATGATGTTAACAAAAGTACTGGGCGCATCGAATGGATTTTTGGAGTTTATCCAACGAACGAGCATGACAGTAAGAATGAATAGTGATGCGTATTTATTTGGTTCAATAGCTGCAGGCGTATCTTTTATTATGATGCTCATCCCGGTCATCTTGGCGACAAGAGTAACGATTGTTGGTCATAAGCAGCAATTAGCGCGCTCGATGAAGATGCCGTTCTGGCATAAAGCTTTTCTGGATGTACTGGCATTGGCCATTTCAATTTATGGCCTATACACATTCGAGAAACGTTTAAAGGATTTGCAGGCACTTGGATTGAATTCAGATGATTTGAATATTGATCCGTTGCAGTTCATCATGCCAGCACTATTCATTGTGGGCTCGGGGTTATTACTGTTGCGGTTATATCCTTACGTACTGAGATTGATTTATTGGATCGGTCGTAAGTTTTGGCCACCTTCTCTATACGCAACGCTCATTCAAGTTGGGCGATCGAGTAGTCAATATCAATTTTTAATGATTTTCCTTATCATGACAATCGCTGTAGGTGTGTTCAGTGCTGGAGCGGCAAGGACGTTAAATGCGAACACAGAGGATCGAATTCGCTATGCGAACGGGGCAGACTTCATCATTGAGTCAAGATGGCCCAACGATGAGCCTCCGCCTCTACCACCGGGGAGTCCTGGAGGATTTGGGGGTGGTTCCGCGCCTGAGACAGCGAGCTCGGTTACGAAGGTCATTCACTACTTAGAGCCATCGTTCGATCCCTATACGAGTTTGCCTGGTGTTGAACATGCAGCAAAAGTATTCGTAAAGAAGAATGCGAACTTTAGCGCAGCGAATGACGGAGGTACCGCAACCTTAATTGGGATCGATACGAATGATTTCGGAAATACAACCTGGTTCCCGGAAGATCTGCTAGATTATCATATCAACGATTATTTAAATTTGATGGCACCAGATTCACGTGCTGTTCTTATTTCTAAGACGCTTGCCGATCAGAAGGGCTTGAAACAAGGGGACTCGATCAACATTGGTTGGACAGGAATAGCGACACAGCCATTCGTGGTATTTGGAATTATAGATTATTTTCCAACGTTTAATCCGAATCCAGCAGTTGGCTCTGTTAATACTGCCAATGCGAAAGCAGCAGCGAGTGCACCGATGCTTATTGTAGGACATCTCTCTCGGATTCAATTCCAGCTTGGGCTTGAACCTTACCAAGTATGGTTGAAAATGAAGGAGGGTGCTTCAACCGCTGAGCTCTATGACGGGATCTCGAATGGTAAATTTAATGTAACGAGTATTGTTAATACCAAGGAGATGCTAGGCAAAGCTAAGAATGATCCATTTTTACTTGCGCTAAACGGTGTCTTAACACTTGGATTTATTATTTCGATTTTAGTTAGCTTTGTTGGGTTTTTGCTCTACTGGATCTTATCGCTGAAAGGTAGAACGCTTCAGAACGGGATTATGCGTGCCATCGGGTTATCGCTTCGTCAATTGATAGGTATGTTAGCATTGGAACAGTTGCTTACTTCTGGTGTAGCAATAATGATTGGGGTGTTAGTTGGGAATATAACGAGCATTTTGTTCGTACCTAACTTTCAAATCGCATTCAATCCAAGTAGCCTCGTTCCACCATTTAAAGTGATTTTTGAAGCTATGGATTTTACACGTCTTTATACGATCGTCTTCATCATGTTGCTATTAGGTTTGGGCATTCTGTCTTACATGCTCTCCCGCATTCGCGTTCACCAAGCACTGAAATTAGGGGAGGATTAA
- a CDS encoding efflux RND transporter periplasmic adaptor subunit, with protein MSRTLKQIAALSLSILLAGTLTGCSLLPKEEESLKPPLVKPAQENYTTTEVVKGTIQKTVNGTATFESIHTEVVQFTGQGGRIDKILVKSGGKVKKGDVLVQLLFDGLDLQLKEQQLALERAKLNFQQNKFGEEQALKIAALLLEIEQIKYDRLLENYNSKQLKAGMDGTVTFVESAKEGDYIDAYQTLVIIADTTQLQLALRVANAADLYEVEFGVAVDINYNSKKYVGTVVQTPSSSPETQNKELADKYSKTVYITIDTLPEDAVIGKLAAVKIITKQRDDILFIPKSGLRSYLGRNFVRVMEEGNKLREIDVEPGLTTPTEVEIISGVEEGQVIVLQ; from the coding sequence TTGTCTCGCACACTTAAGCAAATCGCTGCACTTAGTCTTTCTATTCTATTGGCTGGTACTTTAACGGGATGCTCCCTGCTTCCTAAGGAAGAAGAGTCGTTGAAGCCACCTCTAGTCAAGCCTGCACAAGAAAACTATACGACGACAGAGGTTGTCAAAGGAACGATCCAAAAGACGGTAAATGGCACTGCAACATTTGAATCTATTCATACTGAAGTGGTGCAGTTTACAGGTCAAGGCGGTAGAATAGACAAGATTTTGGTGAAGTCCGGGGGTAAAGTGAAGAAGGGCGACGTTCTCGTTCAATTGTTATTTGATGGACTGGATTTGCAATTGAAGGAGCAACAGCTCGCACTAGAGAGAGCAAAATTAAATTTCCAACAGAATAAGTTTGGAGAAGAACAAGCACTCAAAATTGCAGCATTACTGCTGGAAATTGAACAAATCAAGTACGATCGTCTTTTAGAAAATTATAATAGTAAACAATTGAAGGCGGGAATGGACGGTACAGTTACTTTTGTTGAAAGCGCTAAAGAGGGCGACTATATAGATGCCTACCAGACACTGGTAATTATCGCTGATACTACGCAGTTGCAACTTGCATTACGAGTTGCCAATGCCGCTGATTTGTATGAGGTAGAATTCGGAGTAGCCGTAGATATTAATTACAATAGTAAAAAATATGTCGGTACAGTCGTACAAACCCCTTCATCGTCTCCTGAGACACAAAACAAAGAGCTAGCGGATAAGTATTCGAAAACTGTGTACATCACAATCGATACGTTACCTGAAGACGCTGTGATCGGAAAGCTTGCTGCCGTGAAAATAATTACGAAGCAACGGGACGATATCCTGTTTATTCCAAAGAGCGGTTTAAGATCCTATTTGGGCAGAAATTTTGTTCGCGTAATGGAAGAGGGAAATAAGCTTCGTGAAATTGATGTTGAACCAGGACTAACTACACCAACAGAAGTTGAGATTATTTCTGGAGTAGAAGAAGGTCAAGTTATCGTTCTGCAATAA
- a CDS encoding ABC transporter ATP-binding protein — protein sequence MTVITDEIIRAEGIKRSFGKGSGAVTVLKGVNIQLSTGRLVAFKGRSGSGKTTLINLLSALDQPTDGTIMFNGRNLTAMSSQQRDQVRRTEMGLIFQSFALIPLMSAYENVEFVLRIAGTPASDRKAAAIEALDQVGLKPRMHHRPFEMSGGEQQRTAIARAIAHKPKLILADEPTAELDSKTGLHIIKVFRDLVEQSGITIALTTHDPAIMEIVDQVYELEDGQIVSHT from the coding sequence ATGACAGTCATCACCGATGAAATCATTCGAGCCGAAGGCATTAAGCGATCATTTGGTAAAGGCTCAGGTGCGGTAACTGTGTTGAAGGGCGTTAACATTCAATTGTCCACAGGTCGTTTGGTCGCCTTCAAGGGACGTTCCGGATCGGGTAAGACGACACTTATTAATTTGCTCAGTGCGCTTGATCAACCGACAGACGGAACAATTATGTTCAATGGACGCAATCTCACAGCGATGTCCAGCCAACAGCGAGATCAGGTGAGGCGAACGGAAATGGGTCTTATTTTCCAATCGTTTGCTCTCATTCCCTTGATGTCAGCCTATGAAAACGTGGAATTCGTACTTCGAATTGCAGGAACACCTGCAAGCGATCGTAAAGCTGCGGCGATTGAGGCTCTGGATCAGGTCGGACTGAAGCCGAGAATGCACCACCGTCCCTTTGAGATGTCCGGGGGCGAGCAGCAGCGAACAGCGATCGCTCGTGCGATTGCGCACAAGCCTAAGCTTATTTTGGCTGACGAGCCTACTGCGGAATTAGACAGCAAGACAGGCCTACATATTATTAAAGTATTTCGCGATTTGGTAGAACAGAGTGGGATTACGATTGCACTTACTACTCATGATCCTGCAATTATGGAAATTGTCGATCAAGTTTATGAATTGGAGGATGGCCAAATTGTCTCGCACACTTAA
- a CDS encoding LacI family DNA-binding transcriptional regulator, which translates to MHGIKAIADALDLSASTVSRALNGVYGVNPQTRKLVEEMAQKMGYIPHLGAKQLVSNHSNLIGVFLPEFEPMVYAGYLDMFSPVQRELHKLNKDTLFFSIPFLNYPAQRLVECISSRRLEGCLLFSGFSSRHPIVQEAIRLKIPTVNFENVVDEHCSSVVSNDWEGGRLVAQLLLRNGHRKMGYIGGPPNVRCSVERYSGFVAALAEYGIVHEQRQIATGYFTGEGGADGAMELLHRNPDMTAIFCANDLMAIGAIAALSSCGVRVPDQMSIVGYDDDIYAAHTSPPLTTVHHQLEETSVMSAQLLQELLEGNYGRGVFIPPQLVERRSVRNLIDDDGRSSENDSHHR; encoded by the coding sequence ATGCACGGTATTAAAGCCATTGCCGATGCATTAGATTTATCCGCCAGCACTGTATCACGTGCATTGAATGGCGTGTATGGCGTAAATCCTCAGACACGGAAGCTAGTTGAAGAGATGGCGCAGAAGATGGGCTACATCCCTCACCTAGGTGCGAAGCAGCTTGTCAGTAATCATAGCAATTTGATCGGGGTATTCCTTCCTGAGTTTGAGCCGATGGTGTACGCAGGTTATCTCGATATGTTTTCTCCAGTACAGCGAGAGCTACATAAATTGAACAAAGATACGTTATTTTTCTCAATCCCCTTTCTGAATTATCCAGCACAACGATTAGTGGAGTGCATCAGTTCACGAAGACTTGAGGGGTGCCTGCTATTCTCCGGATTTTCTTCACGACATCCCATCGTGCAAGAGGCGATTAGGCTGAAGATTCCAACAGTAAATTTCGAAAATGTCGTCGATGAGCACTGTTCTTCTGTCGTCTCCAACGATTGGGAGGGAGGGCGACTTGTAGCGCAATTGCTACTTCGAAACGGACATCGAAAAATGGGCTATATTGGTGGTCCTCCAAATGTTCGTTGCTCAGTTGAGCGATACAGCGGATTTGTTGCAGCGCTAGCGGAGTACGGCATCGTTCATGAACAACGACAGATAGCTACGGGGTACTTCACTGGCGAGGGTGGAGCGGATGGAGCAATGGAACTATTGCACCGTAATCCAGATATGACTGCGATTTTTTGTGCGAACGATTTGATGGCGATCGGTGCGATTGCGGCACTTTCGAGCTGTGGGGTCCGTGTGCCTGATCAAATGTCGATTGTGGGCTATGATGACGATATTTATGCTGCGCATACATCACCCCCTCTGACGACAGTTCATCATCAGTTAGAAGAGACGAGCGTTATGTCAGCACAATTGCTGCAAGAATTGCTAGAGGGTAACTACGGACGAGGGGTGTTTATCCCCCCACAACTTGTTGAGCGTAGATCTGTTCGTAACCTTATAGATGATGATGGAAGGAGCAGTGAGAATGACAGTCATCACCGATGA